The DNA region GAGCGCGTCACCTTCACCAGCGTTCGCCCGTAGCGGTCGACCCCTTGCGAATGCAGCTCGAAACGCCCGGCGTTCATCAAAGCGGCTAGGCGATAAGTTGCCGCCCGTCCCAGCCTTGCTTCTTCCGGGCATCGCGGTTTGCTTACCTCTGGCGCGTCTATCTCCGCCAGCCGGTATTTGATACGGTTATGCCAAAAGGTGTCCCCGTCCACCACACAGGTAACGCGCCTACCTTCGCCACATATCGGAAAGCTCGGGTCATCCCCCACTAGGGCGAGCGCAAACAATAGTTCAATCATGGTGCGCCCCTAATGTCAGCAAGCCTCAATACCGCGCTCACCTTCGCCGTTACCTTGCCCTGCCGTAAGCCGGAGAAGCTAAGCCATCGGCAAGGCCCGCGTCTGGGAACGCGCTCACGAATGCCTGAGCGGTTTCGAGATTGCGGAAATAGAACGCTGCCGTGCTGCAAGCCAAGCCGGGCGCGCTGTGACAAGCAAAGTCCACGGCTGGGACATTGACCCTTAGCCAAGCCATCATTCTATCAAGCGTTGCCCCTAACCCGTTTTCCGGGACGCGGATTTTCACTCGGATCGGGAAGGCCAATTCATCCCGCCTAGCCTGCCGAATCGAATGCGCTGCCATGCCTCGAACATTAGGGGAACGGTGTTGGCCCGCAAGGCCTCTCGCGCGTGCGCGCGGGCGAAAAACTGGTTTAGCGTTATGGCGTAGTAGCAGGCCCGGTCCTTGTGTCAGTGATGGTAGAGATTTGAACCACCCCTAAGGGCCGCTGCCGGGCTGGCGCAAACTAAGCCACAGGCGCTAAAAAATCCGAACTAGAAGGAATTCCTAGCAGAATGCCTTGTGCCGACATAGCGTCGAGACATGTCGACGCGTCGAGTCGAAGGGGTGGAGTTTATTTCCGTGGAACAGATGGGCTTTGCTTTCCAGTATCCCAATAGAGATTCGGCCCGTCACATGTCGGTGGACGAAATATATGATAGAATGAAACAATCTGTCGCCGTCGACATCGATGAAAATGACAAAATTGAAAGGAAAAGCGCTCGATACGCCCCGAAAGACCTTGGAATATATTTTTCAATGTGGGCCAATACACCGCCTTTTGGGGGTGTGATTGTCATTGGTGTCGAGAA from uncultured Erythrobacter sp. includes:
- a CDS encoding thermonuclease family protein; protein product: MIELLFALALVGDDPSFPICGEGRRVTCVVDGDTFWHNRIKYRLAEIDAPEVSKPRCPEEARLGRAATYRLAALMNAGRFELHSQGVDRYGRTLVKVTRSGRSIGEQLVSEGLARRWGDRRGWC